Sequence from the Candidatus Accumulibacter similis genome:
TTCCTGCTTCTCTTCCTCGGAGTTGCGTCACCCGGACTGCTCTACATCCTGTGGGGCATCATCGACATCATGAACACGCCGCTCGCCAGATAAGTCGTTCAGCCACATCAGGGAGATTCCAAACATGAGTGCAATTCTGCCGCCATCCGAGCGGCTCTGGTGGAAGCAGCCCATCGACAAGGTCGAATGGGCGTGGATCGCGATCGCCTTCGTCTGGGGCATGATCATGTTCGCGATGATGATTTACTGGCACATCTACGGCAAGCAGAACCTGTCGAACGAGGCCTACAAGACCACACCCGAGTTGTTCGCCGCCAAGGCCGAGAAGTTCATTGCCGAGAACACCATCCGCACCGAGACCGAGCGAAACATCCCGGTGGTCAAGGTTCCGGCCGGTGGCGACGGCTACCTGATTGCCCGCCTGTGGGACTGGTACCCGATTCTCGAGTTGGAGAAGGGCCAGACCTACAAGATCCATCTGTCGTCCCTCGACTACAACCACGGCTTCTCGCTGCAACCGGTGAACATCAACATCCAGGTGATCCCGGGCTACGAGCACGTCGTCAAGATGACCCCGACGAAGGAAGGCACCTACGCCATCGTCTGCAACGAATACTGCGGCATCGGCCACCACTCGATGCTCGGCCGTATCTACGTGAAATAAGGGGGGAACAAACAGATGGCAACGACTTACCGTACCTGTCCCGTCTCCGGGCTGCAGTTCGAGGACCAGGCCGAGAAGCTGATGCGCTGGAACGCCGTCGCCGGCGTCCTCTGGCTGCTGGTCGGCGGCATCACGGCGCTGCTGGTGATCCTCACCCGCTGGCCAGCGATCAAGCTGCTGCCGGCCGACCAGTTCTACCTGATCCTGACCGCGCACGGCATCGACATGCTGATCCTGTGGATCCTGTTCTTCGAGATGGCAGTGCTCTACTTCGCCTCATCGACACTGCTCAGGTGCCGGCTGGCAACGCCAAAGATCGCCTGGCTGGGTTTCTGGCTGATGGTCGTCGGTGGCATCATGGCCAACGTCGCGATCTTCCAGGGCGAGTCGAGCGTCATGTTCACCTCCTACGTCCCGATGCAGGCGGCTTGGCACTTCTACCTCGGCATCATCCTAGTCGCCGTCGGCGCGCTGCTCGGCACCGCCGTGTTCTTCGGTACGCTGGTCGTCGCCAAGCGCGACAGGACCTACCAGGGCTCGCTGCCACTGGTCACCTTCGGCGCGCTGACGGCGGCGATCATCGCCACCTTCACCATCCTGGCAGGTGCCGGCATCCTCGTACCGACCTTCTTCTGGTCGATCGGCCTGATCAAGGAAATCGACGCCCAGTTGTACCGCATGGTGTGGTGGGGTCTCGGGCACTCGTCGCAGCAGATCAACGTCGCGGCACACGTCTCTGTCTGGTACCTGACCGCCGCCGTGATCTTCGGCGCCAAGCCGCTGTCCGAGAAAGTGTCGCGCTTCGCCTTCCTGCTCTACATCCTCTTCCTGCAGCTCGCCAGTGCGCACCACCTGCTCTCCGACCCCGGCATGAGCGCCGAGTGGAAGGTGCTCAACACCTCCTATTTCATGTACTTCGCGGTGATGGCGTCGATGATCCACGGTTTCACGGTTCCCGGCGCAATCGAAGCGGCCCAGCGGCGCAAGGGCTACACCAACGGCCTGTTCGAATGGCTGCGCAAGGCGCCATGGGGCAACCCGGTGTTCTCCGGCATGTTCATCTCGCTCGTCAGCTTCGGCTTCCTGGGTGGCATCTCCGGTGTCGTCCTCGGTACCGAGCAGATCAACATGCTGATGCACAACACCTTCTACGTGCCGGGCCACTTCCACACCACGGTCGTCACCGGTACGACACTGGCCTTCATGGCGATCACCTACCTGCTCGTACCGGTCCTGTTCCGGCGTGAGATGATCCTGCCGAAGCTCTGCCAGATCCAGCCCTACCTGTTCGGCATCAGCATGTCGGTCCTCGGCCTGGTGATGATGGGCGCCGGTACGCTCGGCGTCTCGCGCCGCCACTGGGACATGGCCTTCTCGGGCGCACCGTTCCAGTATGAGTGGCCGGGTGCTGCCTATCTGATGATGGGGCTGACCGGGATTTTCGGTGTCATCGCCGTGATCGGTGGCGGCCTGTGGATCCTGCTCGTGGTCGGTTCGCTGCTCTTCGGCAAGAAGCTCGACGGAGGCAGGGTCTCCGACAAGCCGACGCCGATCCCGGCAGCGACCCCGGCGGCTTCGGCCGTGGCGCACGGCAGCGAGCACGTCGGCGTCCCCGGCACCGTCGTCCTCGCCCTGCTGCTCTTCGTCTCCTTCGTGTTGTACTATTTCGTGAACTGGAAGTACCTGTCGGAAGTCTGGCTGTTGAGCTGATCCGGCAACCGTCCCCGCGCCGCCAGCGCGGGGACCTGCCTCAATCGGGCTTGGCCAACAGGCCCGATTCAAGCAGGGGCTCCATCCCACTACCCGCTCATTCACCTGATCGCCACGCTATCGACGCCAATGCAATCGACACTCCCATCGAACAGCACTCCAGGTCTTCCCATCCGTGCCATTCTGGGCGTCTTCAAGCTGCGCATCGGCGTCGTCATCACCTTCACCGCCCTTGCCGGCCTGGCGGTCAGCACCGGGCCTTCACTGACGCCGCTGCAGATCCTGGTCCTGGCCCTTTCTGTGCTGGTCTCGTCGGCCAGCGCCGGCGCCTTCAACCAGTATTACGAGTACGATAGCGATCACCTGATGGCGCGCACCAGCAAGCGCCCCTTCGTCACCGGCCAGCTTCGTCACGGCCCGGTCTGGCTGCTGCTGATCGCCGCCCTGATGATGCTCTCGGTCGGTGCCGCATGGGTCGCGCTCAATGCCTGGTCGGCGTTGTTCGTCTTCCTCGGCGCCTTCTTCTACGCCATCGTCTATACCGTCTGGCTCAAGCGCCGCACTTGGCTGAACATCGTCTTCGGCGGACTGGCCGGCAGTTGGGCAGTGCTTGCCGGCGCGACCGCTGCCGATCCGCAACTCGGCGCCGTACCGCTGGCATTGGCACTGGTCCTCTTCCTGTGGACGCCGCCGCATTTCTGGAGCCTGGCGATCGCTTTCCGTGACGACTACGCCGCCGCGGGAGTGCCGATGCTGCCGGTGGTCGTCGGCGATCAGCGAGCCGCAAACACGATCTTCGCCAGCACGCTGGCCCTGGTTGCCGCCAGTCTGTTGCCACTGGCCTTCGGCCTCGGTCCGATCTACTTCGCCGGCGCGGCGATCGGAGGCTTCCTGTTCATCCAGAAGGCATGGCTGCTGACCCGGCAGCCGAACCGCAAGACGGCGATGGTCTGCTTCCACGCGTCGCTGATGCAGTTGACCCTGGTCCTTTGCGCCGCCATCGTCGACACGCAACTGCGCTTCTGACTCGTGACTGGCGACCTGCGGTGATTCGACGAAACTTGTGCGTCCGCCGCAAGGCTCTGCCGACTGCTCGACTGGCGATGGTCCCGGGAGTGCTGCTCGGCTTCCTCTTCCTGCTGTTTCTGCTGCCGGCAAACCCGCTGCGCGCCGACGAAGCGGCGGGCGACAAGCCCAGACTCACCGCGCGACCGCAGGGCGCCAAGAGCGGGTTGGCGCTGACCACTCTCGACGAGAAGGCGGCCTTCGCGGTCTCGCAGGCTGCGATCGGCAAGGAAGTCGGCGATTTCGTCCTCCTCGACCGCCAGGGAAGGCCGGTCGAGCTGTCGCGCTATCGCGGCAAGCCGCTCGTCGTCACCTTCATCTACACCGCCTGCTTCCAGGTCTGCCCGACGATCACGCGCAACCTGCAGAAAGCTGTCGACACCACGGTCAGCGTCATGGGCGCCGATCGCTTCAACGTCATCAGCATCGGTTTCAACCAACCCTTCGACTCGCCGGCCGCACTGGCGGACTTCTCCCGGCAGTATGGCATCCGCCTGCCGAACTGGGAGTTCCTCAGCCCTGCCCCGGCAGTCGTCGGCGACCTGACGGCGAATTTCGGTTTCAGCTACGTCGCCACTCCGGCCGGCTTCGACCACATCAACCAGGTGACGCTGGTGGACGCCGACGGGCGGATCGTCCGCCAGGTCTACGGCGAGAAGTTCACCGCCGAAGACCTCGCCGAACCGCTCAAGCTGCTGATCACCGGCTCGGCGATCCCGCCCGAGGCCGGCACGCTGCAGGAGATCATGGAACGTGTGCGCATCCTCTGCTCGATCTACGATCCGGTCACTGGCCGCTACCGGACCAACTACTCGCTGTACTTCCAGTTTGCCGGTTTCATCACCTTCGTCGGCTTCATGATCTATCTGTCGATCAACTTCTGGAAGAACCGGCGCCGCAGCGAAGGCAAGGCGCAGTAGACCGATGCAGCGCTTCACCATCTCGCTCGAGGTTCCGCTCGCCGAGGCCTTCGACGAACTGATCCGCAGCAAGGGCTACCGCTCGCGCTCGGAGGCGATCCGCGACCTGCTGCGGCAGCAACTCGGTGCGCATCAGCTGCAGAGTGACGAAGCGTCCTACTGCATCGCTACCGTCTCCTACATCTACAACCACCACCAGCGCGAGCTGGCGGAGCGCCTGACGGCGCTGCAACACCAGCACCACGACCTGACGCTGTCGGCCATGCATGCCCACCTCGACCACGACAACTGCATCGAAGCGGTGTTTCTGCGTGGGCCGACGACAGCCGTGCGCGAGTTTGCCGACGCGCTGCTCGCCGAGCGCGGCGTTCGCCATGGCCAGCTCAACCTGGTACCAGCGGACATCGGGCACGAGCCGCATCAGCACCGGTCCGCGGCCGGCGCGGGCACCCTCCTGCCGCACGTCCATAGCACTCCGAAGACCTGACAGCGGGATCGTCGATTTGACCCGTGTCAATTCGCCGCGCAAGAGCGACCAATATAATCAACGGCTAATAATTACCGGCGGCACACCTCCTGGTCCTTCCGTGAGTTTCCACACCACTTTGCGCAAGGGCGCGAGCAGCGTCTTCCTGCGCATCGAAGAAGCTCTCGACGGTCCGTTTGGCGGCGCCGACAACCCGCTGCGCCACCTTGGCGCCCTCGGCCTCTACCTGCTGTGGATCATTGTCGGCAGCGGCCTCTATCTGTACACCGTGCTCGACACCGGCATCGACGCCGTATACAAGTCGATCGGCTACCTGTCAGTCGAGCAGTGGTATCTCGGTGGCGTTCTGCGCAGCCTGCATCGCTACGCGTCCGACGGCTTCATGCTGGTGATGGCGCTGCACCTGATCCGTGAATGGGGCTACGGACGCTACTACGGCTTTCGCCTCTATTCGTGGATCACCGGTGTTCCGCTGCTCTGGCTGGCGTACATCAGCGGCATCGGCGGCTACTGGATCGTCTGGGACCAGCTCGCGCAACTCTCGGCCACCGCCACGGCCGAGTTGCTCGACTGGTTGCCGATCTTCAGCGAACCTTCGGCCCGCAACTTCCTCACCCCCGACTCGATCAGCGATCGCTTCTTCACCGTGCTGGTCTTCATTCATCTCGGCGTACCGCTGCTGCTGATCCTCGGCCTCTGGGCGCACGTGCATCGCATCAGTCACGTGGACTACCTGCCGACGCGCCGGGTGATGCTGGCGACGCTGCTGGCGCTGATCGTCCTCTCGCTGCTGCAGCCGGCGCTGAGCAACCCACCGGCCAATCTGGCGGTGATTCCCGGCGCACTCGACTTCGACTGGTTCATCCTCTTCATCCATCCGCTGACCGACTTCACTTCGCCAGGGGTCGTGTGGCTGCTGCTCTTCGCCCTCACCGCCCTGCTGATCGCCCTGCCGCTGCTGCCACACCCGGCGCCGGAACCGGTGGCGGTCGTCGATCCGGCCAACTGCACCGGCTGCGATCGCTGCCTTGCCGACTGCCCCTACGCGGCAATCGCCATGCAGCCGCACCCGTTGCGCCCGGGCTTCAGGCTGGCCATGGTCGACAGCGAGCTCTGCGCAGCCTGCGGCATCTGTGCCGGCTCGTGCCCTTCCTCGACGCCCTTCCGCCGCCGCGAGACGCTGGTCACCGGCATCGACATGCCGCAACAACCCATCCATGCGCTGCGCGAGCAGCTCGAAGAGGCGCTCGCGGGACTGGCTGGCGCGCACCGGGTCGTCGTCTTCGCCTGCGCCCGCGGTGCCGAAGCGAGCGCACTGGCAGCCGCCGACACGGCGGTACTACCGCTGCTGTGCGCCGGCATGTTACCGCCATCCTTCGTCGAATACGCACTGCGCGGCGGCGCCGACGGCGTGCTGCTGAATACCTGCCGCCCGGGGGGCTGTGACTTCCGGCTTGGCGATCGCTGGACGCGCGAGCGCCTAGCGGGTGCGCGCGAACCGCACCTGCGGCGAACGGTACCCGCGGCGCGGCTGCAGCTCTGCGCCGCCGCCGCCGGCGACGAAGGCACCCTCAGTGCTGCCCTGGACGAATTCAGGGCCCGCCTCGACAACGAGGCTCTGGCGGGCGAGCGACTTCAACCCTATCTGCGGAGAGCGTCAAACCATGCCTAAACCCGTCGCCATCATCGGTCAGGTGATCCTCTACGGTGCCTTTGCCGCCTTCATCGGCTACTTCGCCACCTCGCCAAAGTACCACGAGGTTGCCGACGACGTGGCGCTGATCAAGTTGTCGATCAGCCACCTCGGCGAGCGTGAATGCCGCAAGCGAAGTCCCGATGAACTGGCGAAGATGCCGCCCAACATGCGCGCGCCGCTGGACTGCCCGCGCGAGCGCTCGGACATCAGGCTGGAAGTGGATCTCGACGGTCAGCCCATCCTGCAGACGGTGATGCGCCCGACCGGCCTCTACAAGGATGGCGTGTCGACAATCTACAGGCGTTTCGAGGTGAAGGCCGGCAGTCACCAGCTCGCGGTCCGCATGAATGACAACCTCGTCAAACCGGGATTCAACTTCGTCAAGGAAGAACGGATCAGCCTCAAGCCGCATCAGGTGATGGTGATCGACTTCAACCCCGACCAGGGCGGCCTGTTCTTCAGGTGATCGCCCTTCGCGGCGAACGGCAGTCCACAGACGCTTCCCCAATTTCCCGAGCTGACATCGACATGGTCAAGGTCCTGCAACAAATCCTGCGCTGGCTGTTCATGCGCATCGAGAACATCTTCAACGTCGCTTTCGGCGACAAGATGAACCCCTTCTACCATCTGGGCACGATCAGCTTCTGGCAGTTCTGGCTGCTGCTCGTCTCCGGTCTGTACCTCTACATCTTCGCCGACACCGGCGTCCATGACGCCTTCGAGTCGGTCGAGAGCATCACCCACGACCAGTGGTGGGCCGGTGGCATCCTGCGCAGCATCCACCGCTACGCCACCGACGGCATGATCCTGACGATGCTGCTGCACATGCTGCGGCACTTCGCCTACGATCGCTATCGCGGCTTTCGCTCGTTCTCCTGGCTGACCGGGGTCGCCCTGCTGTGGCTGATCTACATCGCCGGCGTCAATGGCTTCATGCTCGTCTGGGACAGGCTGGCACAGTTCGTCGTCATCGCCACCGCCGAGTGGTTCGACGTCCTGCCGATGTTCAACGGTACGCTGATCCGCAATTTCCTCTACCTCGAGAGCGTCAACAGCCGCCTGTTCACGCTGCTCGCCTTCATCCACATCGGTGCGCCGCTGATCGTCGCCTTCATCATGTGGGTGCATGTGCAGCGCGTGCCGCGTGCGCACATCAATCCGCCGCGACCGATCGCCATCGCCGTGACGCTGATGTTCCTCGTGCTGGCGCTGCTGAAGCCGATCGTCAGCCAGGGCGGCGAGGCCGACATGTCGGTGGTGCCGACGAACATCGACTTCGACTGGTTCGAGTTGCCGGTGCTGGCGCTGGTCTACGTAATCAACCCGCTGCATCTCTGGTACTGGGTTCTCGGACTGACTGCCCTCCTCCTCCTGGTGCCATGGTTGCCGCCGAAGAAGCACGGCTCGGCGCAGGCGCTGACCGCGGTCACCTTCCATCCCGACCGGCGGGCGGTCAGCGCCCGCTTCGACGAAACGCTGCTCGACGCCGGCCTGCGCCAGGACATCGACCTGCCCTACGAGTGCCGCAACGGCGGCTGCGGCGTCTGCAAATGCACGGTCCTGCATGGCAGGGTCGATCCCGGCCTCTACCAGCCGAGCGCGCTGTCGGCCGCCGAGCTGGCACAGGGCAAGGTCCTGATGTGCTGCGCCACCGCGCTCGAGGACGCCGAGATCGAGTATCAGGCGAGCGCGGCACCGAAAGCCTTCCGCGAATACACCGCGAAGGTCGTCCACATGCACCGGCTGACGCACGACGTCATGCAGGTGCTGCTGCGATTGCCCGACGGCGAGCAGATCAGCTTCAAGGCCGGCCAGTACGTCAACATCATTCTCGAGGATGGCCAGCGGCGTGCCTTCTCCTTCGCCAACCCGCCGCACCAGCCGGACTTCGTCGAACTGCAGATCCGCCTGATGCCCGGCGGCCGCTTTACGACGCACGTCTTCGAGACGATGAGGGAAGGCGACGAGGTGCGCTTCGAGGGACCGATCGGCGATTTCACCCTGCGCGAGTCGGAACGGCCGATCGTCTTCGTCGCTGGCGCCACCGGTTTCGCGCCGGTCAAGAGCATGGTCGAGGATGCCTTCAAGCGTGGCCTGAAACGCGAGATCCATCTCTACTGGGGAGTGAAGGCCCTCAAGGACCTCTACCTGCCCGAGTTGCCGGCCCGCTGGGCACGCGAGCACAGCAACTTCCACTTCATCCCGGTGCTCTCCGAGCCGGCTCCGGAAGACCGGTGGAGCGGCCGTACGGGCCTGGTGCACGAGGCGATTCTCGCCGACTTCCCGGAACTGCAACAGCACGAGATCTACGCCTGCGGCTCGGTCAGGATGGTCGAGGCGATCTTCCCGTTCCTGAAGCAGCACGGCGCCGAGGACGGTGCCTGCTTCTCCGACGCCTTCAGCGTCTCGGCACGATCGATGGCGTTTCAGCCACGGAGGTAGCGAGACGATTGGCAACACGGCCGCCCTCGCGCAGGCTGGGCGGGGATCCTGCCGCCCCTGGTGGACAGAGAGGCTCGCGACAAGCAGTCAGGGGCGTTTGGGCCAACGCGGACGGTACGGCAGCTCGCCGCTGTTCCGATGCCGGCCACGACACCAGACGAGGCGAGTTCCCAGCACGCCGGCACGCTGCCAACGCGACGGCTGCTCATGACCTTGCGAGTCTTCCGGTGCGCACCCGCACTGCTGGTATCATCTTCCTCCACGGACAGGCAGTGCGCTTCGAGGAAGCGGGCCGAGGCCATTTTCTGCCAGATGCGGTCACCGCGTCTCACAATGTGCGGAAAGTCTCCAACGACAGGGAGGCCACCCATGAAAAAAGCGAATCTTGCCCGGCACCGCAGTCGCCTGCCACTTGCCGCATTGCTCCTCGGTCTGTTTCCCCTGGTGAGCCACGCGGCCGACCGGAGCGGCAAGGAAGTGGTCGATACAGTCTGCATCGCCTGCCACGGACCGGGCAAGGACGGCGCTCCGAAGATCGGTGACATCGACGCCTGGAAGCCTCGCCTGCAGAACGGCGTCGCCCCGCTGGTGAACTCCGCCATTGGTGGCCACAAGGGCATGCCGGCACGCGGCGGCATGGCGAGCCTCAGCGACGCCGAAATCCGTGCTGCCGTCAATTGCATGGTCGGGCAGACCGCGGGCGCTGCAGTCAAGCAGCACTGAGCGGAGAAGGATGGAGCGGACGGGCTGCTCAGGAGCGGCAGCGAGGACCGATCCCCCCTGCCGCGTGCAGTGCTCTCAGTCCCCGACCAGCCGCAACAGCATCGGCTCCAGCGTCGCCTCGTCGAGCCTCCCGAGGCGGCTGCCTGCGAGCCCCCCGTCGCGGTCGATGACTATTGTGGTGGGCAGTCCGCGCACCTGCAGGGCGGGCGTCTGGCTGCCAGCCGCGTCGCCGACCAGCAGCGGGTAGGCCACCGGCGTCCGGCGAACGAAGGCCTGCATCTTCTCCACGTCGTCGATGCCGATGCCGACGAACTGCACGCCGCGTGCCGAGTACTTCTCCTGCAGGCGCGAGAACGCCGGCATTTCCTCGACGCACGGCGCGCACCAACTGGCCCAGTAATTGACCACCAGCACCTTGCCGCGCCACTGCGCGATCGCCTGCGGCTTACCGGCGAGATCGGGCAGCGTCAGTGCCATGATCGCGTCGGCCATCGCCTGCCCCTGCTCCGGCGGCATGTTCGCACCCGAAATCAGGCCCGGCGGCACCGCGCCCGGCAGCCGTGCCGGCTGCAGCAGGCGATGACCGAGCCAGCCGATCGTCACCAGCGTTGCGATCCCGGCCGCCACAGCCAGCAGCAGCGCAGTCTGTCGCCTCATTGCCGGCGCCCGGCGGACATCGCCCTGAGGCAGACCAGGACGAACATCAGCCCGCCGATGACGGCGATCAGTCCACCGAGTCCCATCATTCCCATGCCGATCTTCTGCGGCAGCGTCGTCAGGAACTGGTCGGCGCCGGCAACCTTGCGCTGCACGCCGTAGCCGCCGGACCAGGCGAGACCGAGGACATGGATCAACTGTCCGGCGCCATAGACGTACGGTTGCCAGACGGCCATCGCTCCCTCGGCGCGTGCGAAGCCGAGCACCGGCAGCAGGACGTAGGCGAGCCCCATGAACGCCAGCGTCACACCGACCGTCGACCCGTGATAATGCGCCGGGATGACGACATTGACGCCGTGGATCAGGTAGCCAAGCGCGCCGCCAAGGACGAACAGGACGAAGGAGGCGATGAAGGCCGACCTCGCCGGATCGGCCGCCGCGCCGCGCGCGCGCCACAGCGCCAACGCTCCGGCCAGCAGCAGCGGCAGCATGTAGGGATGGCCCCAGATCATCAGCTTCGCGAACAGTTCGACATGCGGCAGCGAGCCGACCGGCACCAGCAGGTAGATGGCGATCACGGCCAGCAGGGGCAGCGCCGCGACGATGAACATCAGCGACTGCGCGCGAGGCGAGGCCGGCGCCGGTCTGCCGAGCGCAGCGGCGATCCACAGCCAGGCGACGACCATCAGTAGCGAATGCTGGAACTGCAGCGCGTGCCCGCCGCCCCAAAAGATCACCTCGTAGTAGATCTGCCCCTCGACCCACGGCACCAACAGCCACGAGACGAAGAACGCCGCCAGCGAGAGCAGCGCCGCCAGCGCCCCCAGGAAGGAGCCGAGGCGCAACGGGTCAGCGGCGAACGGCCGCGGCCAGGAGGTGAGCAGCGCACGCACGACCGCCAGCAGCGAGCCGGCGCCGAAGATCCACAGCGAGGCAAAGAACAGCGGCTGCTCGAGAACCGGGATGTAGTTGTTGAGCACCGGCTGGGCGCCGGGAAAGAACGGCGACACCGTCATCAGCGCGGTACCCAGCGCCGCCAGACCGAAACCGCTCCAGCCGAGCCAGGCGAAACCTGGCCCACCGAGCGCCGACCAGACGACGACGGCGAAAGCCATGAACCAGACGGCCACCGACAGGTCGACGTGGACCACCAGCGCGGCGCGAAAGAGGTCCTTGAGCGGGAAGACGTCCTGGATCCCTGGCGTCCGCGACAGCACCAGCAGCACTGCCAGCAGACCGGAGCCGATCAGCGCCATCACCCCGAGCCACAGCCAGGCGCGCGCGAGTGCCACCGGTGTGCCGGCGACGGGCAGCGGCACGGCCACCCTTGCGGCGGGAAATGCTACCCCTTTTTCATCCATGACTGCCTCGGCCGGGAAAAGCGGCAGAGTATACGGTGCGCAGGCCACCGTCGCCAAGCCGCAGCCGGCAACCCCGAAAGGCCACGGCACTGCGGGCGCTGCTCCTTGCCGCAAGACTGTCGCACCCGGCTGCAGACACTGCCGTCAAGGGATGACGGGACAGCCGCCGGGCGGCTGTTGACACCGCCTCGAGAACCATTTCCTCGCCTGCGCCAGGGCGATCGCGACCACCGATCCGTCGCGCGGATGTCCCGTCGGCGGCCGCGAACGCCGCACTGCCAGCGTTCTCCGGCTTTCCGAATGACCGCCCCCGCAACCGAGAGTCCGATCATGAAAAGCCTGAGCAGCCATTTCATCGCCGCCTTGGTCGCGGTCTCGGCCATCGTCGCCGGTCGTCTGCCGGTCCTCGACGAGGTCAACTCTTCGCTGGTTGCCGCCAGGTCGGCAATCGTTGCCGGCGTACCGGCGCTCCTCGCCTGGAGCCGCATCGGCCTGCTCGAAACCTTCCGCTCGCGCGCCTCATGGGCGCCAGCAGGCCATGCCCGGCGCACCGTTGCCGGCGAGGGCGTCGCTCTCCCGTCGCGCGCCTAGCCGCGTCCCGCCAGAACGACGCCGGCGAGAACGAGGGCCGCACCGGCTAGCTGCGCCGCCGAAAGCGGCTCGTCAAGGACGAGCCAGCCGAAGAAGATGGTCAGCATCGGCCCCAGCGTGCCGATCAGCACCATCCGCTCAGGACCGATGCGGCGCACGGCAGCCGACTGCATGAAGGCCGGAACGACGGTCGACACGATCGCCATCGCGACGCCGTAGAGCAGCACCGGCAGCGGCTGCAGCAG
This genomic interval carries:
- a CDS encoding TlpA family protein disulfide reductase, translating into MRRQTALLLAVAAGIATLVTIGWLGHRLLQPARLPGAVPPGLISGANMPPEQGQAMADAIMALTLPDLAGKPQAIAQWRGKVLVVNYWASWCAPCVEEMPAFSRLQEKYSARGVQFVGIGIDDVEKMQAFVRRTPVAYPLLVGDAAGSQTPALQVRGLPTTIVIDRDGGLAGSRLGRLDEATLEPMLLRLVGD
- a CDS encoding cbb3-type cytochrome c oxidase subunit I, with translation MDEKGVAFPAARVAVPLPVAGTPVALARAWLWLGVMALIGSGLLAVLLVLSRTPGIQDVFPLKDLFRAALVVHVDLSVAVWFMAFAVVVWSALGGPGFAWLGWSGFGLAALGTALMTVSPFFPGAQPVLNNYIPVLEQPLFFASLWIFGAGSLLAVVRALLTSWPRPFAADPLRLGSFLGALAALLSLAAFFVSWLLVPWVEGQIYYEVIFWGGGHALQFQHSLLMVVAWLWIAAALGRPAPASPRAQSLMFIVAALPLLAVIAIYLLVPVGSLPHVELFAKLMIWGHPYMLPLLLAGALALWRARGAAADPARSAFIASFVLFVLGGALGYLIHGVNVVIPAHYHGSTVGVTLAFMGLAYVLLPVLGFARAEGAMAVWQPYVYGAGQLIHVLGLAWSGGYGVQRKVAGADQFLTTLPQKIGMGMMGLGGLIAVIGGLMFVLVCLRAMSAGRRQ